From Bordetella flabilis, the proteins below share one genomic window:
- a CDS encoding Ldh family oxidoreductase, with product MNAPAKDKTLFTEAELNDLGSRAFQGLGLPAADAADVVRVLVLADLFGLSTHGLSRIESYGERLQVGGINARPRITVETVAPALRRVDGDNGVGPLVGMHALRAAMAAAETCGVGVAFARQSNHFGPISPYGLMAAQAGYASVIGSNATTTIAPWGGSDARLGNSPLGFGVPNPGGDPFLLDMAMSVVARAKIRAALKRGEAVPDSWATDASGRPTTDPRAALDGFLLPIGGHKGYGLALLVDLFSGLLSNAAYLTHVKSWVDAPDEPQNLGHFFILIDTRRLGSTQWLTDRMKDFAAILHASAPADPRRPVIVPGEIELDKMARQRQEGIALDPAVVALLRSHAAKAPA from the coding sequence ATGAACGCGCCCGCCAAAGACAAGACTCTATTCACCGAGGCCGAGCTCAACGACTTGGGCAGCCGCGCCTTCCAGGGCCTGGGCCTGCCGGCCGCCGACGCGGCGGACGTGGTGCGCGTCCTGGTGCTGGCCGACCTGTTCGGGCTTTCCACGCACGGACTGAGCCGCATCGAGTCTTACGGTGAGCGCCTGCAGGTGGGCGGCATCAATGCGCGTCCCCGCATCACCGTGGAGACGGTTGCGCCGGCCTTGCGGCGGGTCGACGGCGATAACGGCGTGGGCCCGCTGGTCGGCATGCATGCGCTGCGCGCGGCGATGGCAGCGGCGGAGACCTGCGGCGTCGGCGTGGCCTTCGCACGCCAGAGCAATCATTTCGGACCCATCTCCCCTTATGGCCTGATGGCGGCGCAGGCGGGCTACGCCAGCGTCATCGGCAGCAATGCCACCACGACCATCGCACCCTGGGGCGGCAGCGATGCGCGGCTGGGCAACAGTCCGCTCGGCTTTGGCGTGCCCAATCCCGGCGGCGATCCCTTCCTGCTGGACATGGCCATGAGCGTGGTCGCCCGCGCGAAGATACGCGCCGCGCTCAAGCGCGGCGAAGCGGTCCCGGACAGCTGGGCCACCGACGCATCCGGCCGGCCCACCACCGACCCCAGGGCGGCACTGGATGGCTTCCTGTTGCCGATCGGCGGCCACAAGGGCTATGGGCTGGCATTGCTGGTGGATTTGTTCTCGGGCCTGCTGTCCAACGCGGCCTACCTGACGCACGTCAAGTCCTGGGTGGACGCGCCGGACGAACCGCAGAACCTGGGCCACTTCTTCATCCTGATCGATACGCGCCGCCTCGGTTCGACGCAATGGCTGACCGACCGCATGAAGGACTTCGCCGCCATCCTGCATGCCAGCGCGCCCGCGGATCCCCGGCGGCCGGTGATCGTGCCGGGCGAGATCGAGCTGGACAAGATGGCGCGCCAGCGCCAGGAGGGGATCGCGCTGGATCCCGCCGTGGTCGCCTTGCTGCGCAGCCATGCTGCCAAGGCGCCCGCCTGA
- a CDS encoding NAD(P)/FAD-dependent oxidoreductase has product MHNIDCAVIGAGVVGLSIARELALAGREVVILEAENAIGTQTSARNSEVIHAGISYPAQSLKARLCVQGRDALYAYCAERGVGHRRIGKLIVATTALDMPGLGKYVEQGRAAGVHDLRMVEPAELKDMEPEVEAVAAVYSPSTGIVDSHALMLAYLGDAENAGAVLALNSPVLGGQVTPDGIVLRVGGAEPMEVLCRDVVNAAGLYAHKVAASLGGVPRPAVPAVHYAIGRYYTMSGRSPFRHLVYPVSRVSHLRVHVTLDLGGQCKFGPDLEWIDRVDYHFDESAEADFYEGIRRYYPALPDGALQPGYTGIRPRLAGPDEPLHSGAADFIVQTQAVHGAKGLTNLFGIESPGLTSSLALGRHVAALVAKD; this is encoded by the coding sequence GTGCATAACATTGATTGCGCCGTCATCGGCGCGGGCGTGGTGGGATTGTCGATCGCGCGCGAACTCGCGCTGGCCGGCCGCGAGGTGGTCATCCTGGAGGCGGAGAACGCCATCGGGACCCAGACCAGCGCGCGCAACTCCGAGGTCATCCATGCGGGCATTTCTTATCCCGCCCAATCCTTGAAGGCCAGGCTTTGCGTGCAGGGCCGCGACGCCTTGTATGCCTATTGCGCGGAGCGCGGGGTGGGCCATCGCCGCATCGGCAAGCTGATCGTTGCGACGACGGCGCTGGACATGCCGGGCCTCGGCAAGTACGTGGAGCAGGGGCGGGCTGCCGGCGTGCATGATCTGCGCATGGTGGAGCCGGCCGAGCTCAAGGACATGGAGCCGGAAGTCGAGGCCGTGGCCGCGGTGTATTCGCCTTCGACCGGCATCGTCGACAGCCACGCATTGATGCTGGCCTATCTGGGCGACGCCGAGAACGCCGGCGCCGTGCTGGCCTTGAACAGCCCGGTGCTGGGCGGCCAGGTCACCCCCGATGGCATCGTGCTGCGGGTGGGCGGCGCCGAGCCCATGGAGGTGTTGTGCCGCGATGTGGTCAATGCGGCGGGTCTGTACGCGCACAAGGTGGCCGCCTCGTTGGGCGGCGTGCCTCGTCCCGCCGTGCCCGCGGTCCACTATGCCATCGGCCGCTATTACACGATGAGTGGACGCTCGCCGTTTCGCCATCTGGTGTATCCGGTCTCCCGCGTGTCCCATCTGCGCGTGCATGTCACCCTGGACCTGGGCGGGCAGTGCAAGTTCGGGCCGGACCTGGAATGGATAGACCGTGTCGACTATCACTTCGACGAAAGCGCGGAGGCGGATTTCTACGAAGGCATTCGCCGCTATTACCCGGCCCTGCCGGATGGCGCGCTGCAGCCCGGCTACACCGGTATCCGGCCGCGCCTGGCCGGGCCCGACGAGCCGCTGCATTCGGGCGCCGCGGATTTCATCGTGCAGACCCAGGCCGTGCACGGTGCAAAAGGCCTGACGAATCTGTTCGGCATCGAATCTCCCGGGCTGACTTCCTCGCTCGCGCTGGGCCGCCACGTCGCCGCCCTGGTCGCCAAGGACTGA
- a CDS encoding ornithine cyclodeaminase family protein produces the protein MVLYLNESDVRQLLTMPATIDAVERAFAARARGKAFDIPRRRTRQPGGHLHILQASAPELNLIGYKAYYNQPGRPINTLLHMMNHAQGHTEAIMQSDWLSQIRTGAATGVAARYLAHPDARVLGLFGSGRHAVTQLEAVCAVRDIQEVKVFGRDAARVGAFCDKMAGRVAATVRPAQSREETVRGSDIIVTMTKSAEPLFDGRWLEPGQFIAATGSNALDRREIDTETVRRADVIVVDSREVAQGECGDLLPAYENGLVYWENLADMGDVVTGRWPGRTSEAQITLFESHGMAVQDLYAGAVALDLARERGMGLALPIGTA, from the coding sequence ATGGTGCTTTACCTCAACGAATCGGACGTGCGTCAGTTGCTGACCATGCCGGCCACCATCGACGCCGTCGAACGGGCGTTCGCGGCCCGGGCGCGCGGCAAGGCGTTCGACATCCCGCGCCGCCGTACACGTCAACCAGGCGGGCATCTGCATATCCTGCAGGCGTCGGCGCCCGAGCTGAACCTGATCGGCTACAAGGCGTACTACAACCAGCCGGGTCGTCCGATCAACACCCTGCTGCACATGATGAATCACGCGCAGGGCCACACGGAAGCCATCATGCAGTCGGACTGGCTCAGCCAGATCCGCACCGGCGCGGCCACCGGGGTTGCAGCGCGCTACCTCGCTCATCCGGATGCGCGCGTGCTGGGGCTGTTCGGGTCCGGCCGCCACGCCGTCACGCAGCTGGAGGCGGTCTGCGCGGTGCGCGATATCCAGGAGGTGAAGGTCTTCGGCCGCGATGCCGCGCGTGTGGGCGCGTTCTGCGACAAGATGGCCGGACGCGTGGCGGCCACGGTGCGGCCCGCGCAGTCCCGCGAGGAGACCGTACGAGGCTCGGACATCATCGTCACCATGACAAAGTCCGCGGAGCCCCTGTTCGACGGGCGCTGGCTGGAGCCGGGGCAGTTCATCGCCGCCACCGGATCGAACGCGCTGGACCGGCGCGAGATCGATACCGAAACCGTGCGGCGCGCCGATGTGATCGTGGTCGACTCGCGCGAAGTCGCGCAGGGCGAATGCGGCGATCTGCTGCCGGCCTACGAAAACGGGTTGGTCTACTGGGAAAACCTGGCGGACATGGGGGACGTGGTGACCGGCCGCTGGCCGGGCCGTACTTCCGAAGCCCAGATCACGCTGTTCGAGTCGCACGGCATGGCGGTCCAGGACCTGTATGCCGGCGCGGTCGCGCTGGACCTGGCGCGCGAACGGGGCATGGGCCTGGCCTTGCCGATCGGCACGGCCTGA
- a CDS encoding alpha/beta fold hydrolase, producing the protein MDKITGTAGGMRQMSVAAPGTAYQQARRNEGRATVAPGVEIAYVVDDYTDGWTSPPVVMLLHGIAESAEAFAGWVPQLARRCRVIRVDLRGYGLSSAVDAREELTIGALADDIDALARHLGEPGIHVVGAKLGAQVALELAQRQVGWMASLTLAGVLISPGGALGKWVEDWFRLVDESGVQGWARATMPGRMGSALTAAATEWWTRYMGLAPESTVKACFRMLPRLSEPTRLEAICCPTQVVVAVQPERPGAYDQRQPVAEVSRWQRRIPGSTLVELQADSYHIAATHPDACAAIALRFIERITS; encoded by the coding sequence ATGGACAAGATCACAGGGACGGCGGGCGGCATGCGGCAAATGTCGGTGGCCGCGCCGGGAACGGCCTACCAGCAGGCCCGCCGCAACGAAGGCCGGGCCACGGTCGCGCCGGGCGTGGAGATCGCCTACGTCGTCGACGACTACACCGACGGCTGGACTTCGCCGCCCGTCGTGATGCTTCTGCACGGTATCGCCGAATCCGCGGAAGCCTTCGCGGGCTGGGTGCCGCAACTCGCCCGCCGTTGCCGCGTCATCCGCGTGGACCTGCGCGGCTATGGCCTGTCGTCCGCCGTGGACGCGCGGGAAGAGCTGACAATCGGGGCGCTGGCCGACGATATCGATGCGCTGGCCCGCCATCTGGGTGAGCCGGGCATCCACGTCGTCGGCGCGAAGCTCGGCGCGCAGGTGGCGCTGGAACTGGCGCAGCGGCAAGTCGGCTGGATGGCATCGCTTACGCTGGCCGGGGTCCTGATTTCCCCCGGCGGCGCCCTGGGCAAATGGGTGGAGGACTGGTTTCGGCTGGTCGACGAATCCGGCGTACAGGGCTGGGCGCGGGCCACCATGCCGGGCCGCATGGGCAGCGCGCTGACGGCCGCAGCCACCGAATGGTGGACTCGCTACATGGGCCTGGCCCCCGAGTCGACCGTGAAAGCCTGCTTCCGGATGCTGCCGCGCCTGTCGGAACCGACGCGGCTTGAAGCAATATGCTGCCCGACGCAGGTGGTGGTTGCCGTGCAGCCCGAACGTCCCGGCGCCTACGACCAGCGCCAGCCCGTCGCCGAGGTGAGCCGCTGGCAACGCCGCATTCCCGGTTCGACCCTGGTCGAGCTGCAGGCGGATTCCTACCATATCGCCGCCACGCATCCCGACGCGTGCGCGGCCATTGCTCTGCGCTTTATAGAAAGGATCACATCATGA
- a CDS encoding Bug family tripartite tricarboxylate transporter substrate binding protein, whose protein sequence is MKIASLMAAGIAACLFGAASHAAYPDRPIHVIVPFPPGGSTDVVTRIVVAKAQELLGQNIIVENRGGAGSIIGSDYVAKAAPDGYTLLVGQTAFAVNASLREKLPYDTIKDFTPIALMADHPGVFLAQYQKPYDTFQEFVAYTKANPGKVVFSSAGTGSWPHLAMTMLAKQAGLQMVHVPYQGTGPAKADLIAGRVDVKIEAYATSMGMVKDGKLKVLAVTSAQRDPVLPNVPTIAELGYPGYETSYWIGLLGPAGLPPDIKAKLEKAFMQAVKDPEVVQKLDAQTIHPHAASSQELAAHIQKEIDKWAAVIKDSNIDKQ, encoded by the coding sequence ATGAAAATCGCCAGCCTCATGGCGGCGGGGATCGCGGCGTGCCTTTTCGGCGCGGCCTCGCATGCCGCCTACCCGGACCGTCCCATACACGTGATCGTGCCCTTTCCGCCGGGCGGGTCGACCGATGTGGTGACCCGCATTGTGGTCGCCAAGGCCCAGGAGCTGCTGGGACAGAACATCATCGTGGAAAACCGCGGCGGCGCGGGCAGCATCATCGGTTCCGACTACGTCGCCAAGGCGGCGCCCGACGGCTATACCTTGCTGGTGGGGCAGACCGCCTTCGCGGTGAACGCTTCGCTGCGCGAGAAGCTGCCGTACGACACGATCAAGGACTTCACCCCCATCGCGCTGATGGCCGACCATCCGGGAGTATTCCTGGCGCAGTACCAGAAGCCCTACGACACCTTCCAGGAATTCGTCGCGTATACCAAGGCCAATCCCGGCAAGGTGGTGTTCTCGTCGGCGGGGACGGGCAGTTGGCCGCATCTGGCCATGACCATGCTGGCCAAGCAGGCGGGGCTGCAGATGGTGCATGTGCCCTATCAGGGCACCGGCCCGGCCAAGGCTGACCTGATCGCGGGCCGCGTGGACGTCAAGATCGAGGCCTATGCGACCTCGATGGGCATGGTGAAGGACGGCAAGCTGAAGGTGCTCGCCGTGACCAGCGCCCAGCGCGACCCCGTGCTGCCCAATGTGCCCACCATCGCCGAGCTGGGTTATCCCGGCTACGAGACCTCGTACTGGATCGGGCTGCTGGGTCCGGCCGGGCTGCCGCCGGATATCAAGGCCAAGCTGGAGAAGGCTTTCATGCAGGCGGTGAAGGATCCCGAGGTCGTACAGAAGCTGGACGCGCAGACCATCCACCCGCATGCGGCGTCGTCGCAGGAGCTTGCTGCGCATATCCAGAAAGAGATCGACAAGTGGGCCGCCGTGATCAAGGACAGCAACATCGACAAGCAGTAG
- a CDS encoding MmgE/PrpD family protein, with protein sequence MPAALSGYADVSSPVPDPRSAAMTGPSVAQQWAAFIHATDFQALPADTVARAKSRLLDAVATALAARDLPVPTVARRFVQANHGPASVIGHAERLPAVDAAFVNATLVNGCTHDDFLAKSHPGAIAIPAALAVGEAREADGRTLLAAIVAGYDIMARAYLGAPGMLPAFRGSGVAGAIGAAAAAGKMMGLDRPQLVNALGCAAMFASGFGEGFRAGTMDVKLNVGWASRSGVSAAELAAAGATASPLAFEGESGYFRAFGGTAEHAADATRDLGRRFLIDDVVYKERPVCIFVQTPVHLALTLKARHGFDPARIDRVTIRAPWLTLTNPGYTNVAPHQTPLKARISARFTVAAALLGRPVDEYSYYEQTTDAQVLALSDKIVLLDPASDQDGRVDLEVFCAGSAYQASGLEMDSLTPTTDKIVAKFRRLTAHLPAGRAEQLLQTILALDDVKHLSELAALLRPA encoded by the coding sequence ATGCCAGCAGCCCTTTCCGGATACGCCGACGTGTCCTCACCCGTGCCGGATCCCCGTTCCGCCGCCATGACCGGCCCCAGCGTCGCCCAGCAGTGGGCCGCTTTCATCCACGCGACCGATTTCCAGGCGCTGCCCGCCGACACCGTGGCGCGCGCCAAGTCGCGCCTGCTCGATGCCGTTGCGACTGCCCTGGCGGCGCGCGACCTGCCCGTGCCCACCGTGGCGCGCCGGTTCGTGCAGGCCAACCACGGCCCTGCCAGCGTGATCGGCCATGCCGAACGCCTGCCCGCCGTGGACGCGGCGTTCGTCAACGCCACGCTGGTCAATGGCTGCACCCACGATGACTTCCTGGCCAAGTCCCATCCCGGCGCGATCGCGATCCCGGCGGCCCTGGCCGTGGGCGAGGCGCGCGAGGCCGATGGCCGCACCCTGCTTGCCGCCATCGTGGCTGGCTACGACATCATGGCCCGGGCCTACCTGGGCGCGCCCGGCATGCTGCCGGCATTTCGCGGCAGCGGGGTGGCCGGCGCCATCGGCGCGGCCGCCGCGGCCGGCAAGATGATGGGCCTGGACCGCCCGCAACTCGTCAACGCGCTGGGCTGCGCCGCCATGTTCGCGTCGGGCTTCGGCGAGGGGTTCCGCGCGGGCACCATGGATGTGAAGCTGAACGTGGGCTGGGCCAGCCGCAGCGGCGTCTCCGCCGCGGAGCTGGCCGCCGCCGGCGCAACGGCATCGCCGCTGGCCTTCGAAGGCGAATCGGGCTACTTCCGGGCGTTCGGCGGCACGGCCGAACATGCGGCGGATGCCACGCGGGACCTGGGGCGACGTTTCCTGATCGACGACGTCGTATACAAGGAGCGGCCGGTATGCATCTTCGTCCAGACGCCGGTGCACCTGGCGCTGACGCTGAAGGCTCGGCACGGCTTCGATCCGGCGCGCATCGATCGCGTCACCATCCGCGCGCCATGGCTCACCCTGACCAATCCCGGCTATACCAACGTCGCGCCCCACCAGACGCCGCTGAAGGCGCGCATCAGCGCCCGCTTCACCGTCGCCGCGGCGCTGCTGGGCCGGCCGGTGGATGAGTACAGCTACTACGAGCAGACGACGGATGCGCAGGTGCTTGCGCTGTCCGACAAGATCGTGCTGCTGGATCCGGCGTCCGACCAGGACGGACGCGTCGACCTGGAAGTGTTCTGCGCCGGCAGCGCCTACCAGGCCAGCGGCCTGGAAATGGACAGCCTGACGCCGACCACCGACAAAATCGTTGCCAAGTTCCGGCGGCTGACGGCCCATCTGCCCGCCGGGCGCGCCGAGCAACTGCTGCAGACGATCCTCGCGCTGGACGACGTGAAGCATCTTTCAGAGCTGGCCGCGTTGTTGCGGCCGGCATGA
- a CDS encoding IclR family transcriptional regulator: MKQPEAPTAEPDSGHGTVNRVLRILSGFAEKERWGLNELARSLDLPRGTTHRLLTLCKPLNFVTQDEDGHYMPGIELYRLAGRLASEMPINQVADPILQSLRDQTDETVLLTLLVRDELKMFFSLSASPAHPLRYRIEKNRLEPLAWGATGRALLAYLSAEEIEQVMQRGEPSPLDGRPLDREELLHALQGIRADGYAASYAQRAPGAYGLAVPFFDARGDVRGNLTLTIPDFRFDPARQEALIGLLREAAATLTRRLGWS; the protein is encoded by the coding sequence ATGAAACAGCCCGAAGCGCCCACAGCCGAACCGGACTCCGGGCACGGCACCGTCAACCGGGTGCTGCGCATCCTGAGCGGCTTTGCGGAGAAGGAACGCTGGGGCCTTAACGAACTGGCGCGCAGCCTCGACCTGCCGCGCGGCACGACGCATCGCCTGCTCACTTTGTGCAAGCCGCTGAACTTCGTCACCCAGGATGAAGACGGCCATTACATGCCCGGTATCGAGCTGTACCGCCTGGCGGGCCGGCTGGCCTCGGAGATGCCGATCAACCAGGTCGCCGATCCCATCCTGCAATCGCTGCGCGACCAGACCGATGAAACGGTGCTGTTGACCTTGCTGGTGCGCGACGAGCTGAAGATGTTTTTCTCGTTGTCGGCGTCGCCGGCGCATCCCCTGCGCTATCGCATCGAGAAGAACCGGCTGGAACCGCTGGCATGGGGCGCGACCGGGCGCGCCTTGCTGGCCTATCTGAGTGCGGAGGAAATCGAGCAGGTCATGCAACGCGGCGAGCCTTCGCCGCTGGACGGCCGTCCCCTCGACCGCGAAGAATTGCTGCATGCTTTGCAAGGCATACGCGCCGACGGCTATGCGGCGAGCTACGCCCAGCGCGCGCCGGGGGCCTATGGCCTGGCCGTGCCTTTCTTCGATGCGCGCGGCGACGTCCGCGGCAACCTCACGCTGACCATTCCGGATTTCCGCTTCGATCCAGCCAGGCAGGAGGCCTTGATCGGCCTGTTGCGCGAAGCCGCTGCCACCTTGACCCGGCGCCTGGGGTGGTCCTGA
- the pcaD gene encoding 3-oxoadipate enol-lactonase, with product MPYADLAQTRLYYMVDGPRDAPVLMLSNSLGTCADMWARQVPAFARDFRVLRYDTRGHGRSAVPAQDYAFAALTTDIINLLDHLRIDQVHFCGLSMGGPTGMGLALAQPDRVGKLILCNTAARIGTVESWQTRMRAVRADGLENMATGITERWLTPQFRDAEPGLAQVLVDMLRRTDDEGYARACAALRDLDLRPAVGRITAPTLVISGTHDVAATPQQGRELAAAIPGARYHELDASHLSNWERPDAFTQVVLDFLAG from the coding sequence ATGCCCTACGCCGACCTCGCGCAGACCCGCCTTTACTACATGGTCGACGGGCCGCGGGACGCGCCCGTCCTGATGCTCTCCAATTCGCTGGGCACCTGCGCCGATATGTGGGCGCGCCAGGTGCCGGCGTTCGCGCGCGATTTTCGGGTACTGCGCTACGACACGCGCGGCCACGGACGCTCGGCCGTCCCGGCGCAGGACTATGCGTTCGCCGCGCTGACGACGGACATCATCAACCTGCTCGATCATCTGCGCATCGACCAGGTGCACTTCTGCGGCCTCTCCATGGGCGGCCCCACCGGCATGGGGCTGGCGCTGGCGCAACCGGACCGCGTCGGCAAACTGATCCTGTGCAACACGGCCGCACGCATCGGCACGGTGGAAAGCTGGCAAACGCGGATGCGGGCCGTGCGCGCCGACGGACTGGAGAACATGGCCACCGGCATCACGGAACGCTGGCTGACGCCGCAGTTTCGCGACGCCGAACCGGGCCTGGCACAGGTCCTGGTGGACATGCTTCGCCGCACCGATGACGAAGGCTATGCCCGCGCCTGCGCGGCGCTGCGCGACCTGGACCTGCGCCCCGCCGTTGGACGCATCACCGCGCCCACGCTGGTCATTTCCGGAACGCACGACGTCGCCGCCACGCCGCAGCAGGGCCGTGAACTCGCCGCGGCGATTCCCGGCGCCCGCTATCACGAACTGGACGCGTCGCACCTGTCCAATTGGGAACGCCCCGACGCGTTCACGCAGGTGGTGCTGGACTTCCTGGCCGGCTGA
- a CDS encoding GNAT family N-acetyltransferase, translated as MSAPPYRILPISPAHIDGYRRTLDAVARERRYLAFLEAPSLEQTQDFVLRNIERGNPHLVAVAEESVIGWCDIVPLTHPGFAHTGVVGMGVHADWRGRGVGKALLRAGAGAARQAGLQRLELEVYASNDAACRLYEAHGFVREGLKRRGRCLDGAYEDIVIMARLLP; from the coding sequence ATGTCCGCGCCGCCCTACCGCATCCTTCCCATAAGCCCCGCCCATATCGACGGCTACCGCCGGACGCTGGACGCCGTCGCCCGCGAGCGCCGCTACCTGGCATTCCTGGAAGCACCCTCGCTGGAACAGACGCAGGACTTCGTTCTGCGCAACATCGAACGCGGCAACCCGCACCTGGTCGCCGTCGCGGAAGAATCCGTCATAGGATGGTGCGATATCGTGCCGCTCACCCACCCCGGCTTCGCGCACACGGGTGTCGTGGGCATGGGCGTACACGCGGATTGGCGCGGCCGTGGCGTTGGCAAGGCGCTGTTGCGAGCCGGCGCCGGGGCGGCGCGCCAGGCTGGCCTGCAACGCCTGGAGCTGGAAGTCTATGCGAGCAACGATGCGGCCTGCCGCCTCTATGAAGCCCACGGCTTCGTCAGGGAAGGACTGAAGCGCAGGGGCCGCTGCCTGGACGGTGCGTACGAAGACATCGTGATCATGGCACGGCTGCTCCCATAA